A region of the Orenia marismortui DSM 5156 genome:
ATAAAGAAACTGAAGAAGAAATTATAGTAAAGACAAAGTATACCTTTCTTTTTATTAATGTAGAATATTGGGGATATATTCTTCTAATTATAGGAAGTGGAGCTTTATTTCTACTTTGATCGTGAAAACGTACAACTTCGTCTAACAGCACCTTAGCGACATTCCAATAGTGAGCGCAAATGAAAGTAGGACTGACTTATGTGAGGTTGCTAGGTTTAATTGAAGTTAGGAGCATTAATGGGGACGTCGCGAATCTCAGGAACGTTATCAGACATGCCCCCTTATGAGAGAGGAGAAGATATTATGGAGAAATTAGAAAAAAAGATTTCTAAAAACATGGATAATCCTAGTGAGTTAGAGATTATTTTTAGGAAAAATCCTGATGAATTTAGAATGGCTTTTGATAAAGTATTTTCAGAAAATCCTAATTCTTTAGTTTTAAGAGTTTGGAAAGAAAGACTATATTTTAAATCTTCTAAGCAAGTTAAAAAGGAATCGCAAAATAATTCAAATGGAATAGTATTTATTACTGTTTTATCTTTATTTGCAGGAACTATTGCAAAAATAGTTTTTGGATTAATGGAAAGTAATTCATTGAATCCTGCTAATTTAATTTTTTCAGTATTACCAGTGTTAGCCTTCTATTTTATTATGAGGAATAAAATTCCCCCAAAAATTGTTTTAGTGGTTTCAGCTCTTTTTATAGGCTCATTAACATATATCAATATTTTACCTATTGATAATGCTTCAGATAGTATATATCTTGCTAATTTACATCTGCCATTTTTCTTATGGACTTTAGTAGGGGTTGCATTTATAGGAAATGATATTACAAATCTACATAAACGAATGGATTATTTGCGATATAATGGAGAGGTTGTGATTTATAGTACTATTATTCTGATTTGTGGAGTTATTTTAACTGGTTTAACACTTAGTCTATTTATGGTTGTTGATATTAATATTACTGAATTTTATATTACTACGGTTGTAGTATATGGAATTGCAGCTACACCAATTGTAGCTACTTATTTAAATAGAGTTAGAAATAATGTAGTTGATGATTTTGCACCATATTTAGCAAAAATATTTAGTCCACTTATTCTTGTGACCTTAGTTATATATTTAATTATAGTTGTTGTATTACAGAAAAATCCGTATACAGATAGAAATTTTTTGCTTATTTTTAATATGATGCTTTTAACGGTTTTAGCAATAACTATATTTACTATATCAGAAAGAAAAGCTGATTCTTCGAAAAATTTAAATGACTATATAACTGCTTCTTTAATAGCTGTAGCTTTATTAATTAATGGAGTTGCTTTATCAGCTATTTTGTTTAGATTAACTTCCTATGGTATAACTCCAAATAGAATTGCTGTATTAGGAGTAAATTTAATAGTTTTTGTAAACCTGATTTTAATAACAATTAATTATTATGGGTTCTTAGTAGGTAAGAATACAATTGAATCAGTTGAGAAATCAATTACTAAATATTTGCCTATATATTCTATATGGACTATTATTGTTACCTTTATTTTTCCATTAATTTTTAATTTTAAGTAAAGGGAACTACTTCGCCCAGTAAGATCCCAGTTGATATGCATAAATGAGGGCTGGGCTGACTTATGTTAGATTTATAGGTTTATCTTAAGAATAGTGGATTATTGAGGATGTCGCGAATCTGGGGGACCTTATCTGACATACATACATAGTCACTTTATTTGTTTACCCATATATAAAATGAAAATATGTAGGAAATATTATAAAAGTTTGTTTATTAAAGGATATTTACTGTATAACAAGAATTATCTATATAATTTAAGATAAGCAAAATGAATTTATTATATAAAAGTTACAAGGGGGTATAAAAATATGAGGTTATGCATTGTTTTAACTCCATGCAAAGTTAAATTAAGATAAAATTGCATGGAGATATCAAAAATTTAATTTGACTTTGCTACTTTGATAATTCTTTATATTAAATTAATCAAGGAGCATTCCTGTAATAAATAAATATCTAGATAGACAAAAAGAGCACCTCCTGATATAATACGGGGTATCTAAAAGATCCCTAAATAAAAAGGAGGTACTCATAAAATGAATTATAATCGAAATCGTAAAATAATGCAAGTAAAAACTTCAACTTTAGTGATTGGGGTTGATATTGCAAAGAAAAAGCATGTTGCAAGAGCTCAAGATTATCGTGGTATTGAATACGGAAAAGCGTTAGCTTTTCAAAATTCAAAAGAAGGATTTGATAACTTTTCAAAGTGGATGTTTAAATTAAAAGATCAATATGAGAAAGAAGATATAATAGTTGGAATGGAGCCAACAGGTCATTATTGGTTGAATTTAGCTCAACTTTTAAGATGCAAGGAAATAAAGTTGGTATTAGTCAATCCAAGTCATACAAAGAGAAGTAAAGAGTTAGATGATAATTCTCCGACAAAGAATGATAAGAAAGATGCTAAAGTAATAGCTCAATTAGTTAAAGATGGGCGCTATTCAGAGCCTAATATACCAGTTGGTGTTTATGCTGATGTTCGTGTAGCAATGACCCATATGGAAAGATTAAATAAAGATTTACAACGGGTAGTAGGAAAGATACATCAGTTTATTGATAAGTATTTTCCTGAATATTTAACAGTATTTAAAGGTTGGGATGGAAAGGCGTCTTTAGTTACACTAAAGACATTTCCTCTGCCGTCTGAAGTAGTAAAAATGACACCAGAAGAAATAGTTTCAATTTGGAAGAAAAAAGTTAAAAGAGCAGTTGGAATAAAACGAGCTAAAAAGCTTATAAGAGCTGCTGAAAATTCAGTAGGTTTAACTGAAGGAGCTGAAATAGCAAAGTTTGAATTAAATTATTTCTTAGATCAATATGAAAATATAACAAATCAAAGCGAAGAATTAACCAATAAAATAGAAGAGTTATTAAAGAAAGTACCAGATTCAGAATCAATGTTAAGTATCAAAGGGGTAGGAATAAAGACAGTAGCAGGATTTATTTCAGAAGTTGGAGATATAAATAACTATGAACATCCACGACAAATACAAAAGCTAGCAGGGTTGAATTTAATGGAAAATAGTTCAGGCAAACATAAGGGAAGAACTTGTATTACTAAAAGGGGAAGAGCTAAATTGAGAGCTTTACTATATAGAGTGATGCTGCCTCTGGTAGCAAAGAACGAAGAGTTTAAAGCACTTCATGAATACTACACAACTCGCTCTGAAAACCCTTTGAAGAAAAAGCAATCCCTAGTAGCTTTATCATGCAAATTAATTAGAGTATTATTTGCCTTATGGAAAAAGCAAGTGAAATATGATAGTGAAAAATTATTTAGAGATATTAAGCGTTCAAATTTACAGGAAGCTGCTTAAAGATATTTAAAGTAAATTATTGGAATGTAAATTTTATAATATAAATCAATTATTTATGTTTGTTTTTCTTAGAGTAAGTACTTTGAAAAAGGAAGACTGGAAGAGCTGGAATTAATTTTTTCAATACGGGCATAGACCCTGACAAGGAGCATATCCAGCCTCCACCCATGGATAGGTAGAACGAAGGAATGTAGGGACATAGATCCTGGGAGATATGGGAGGTTAAACTACCATGGAGATGTGGAGTTCCAATAAGCGACCATATTTTTTAAAATAATTGTTAAGTTTTTGGGGTTAGTTTATCCTTTCAATTCCAAATATTAATTGGTTTTAATAATTAAATCCATATTCCTTTTTTATAAGAAAACGAAATTCTAAGAATGAATGAGCATGAGTGAGATAAATTTAATTTATAGAGGGAGGAAAGTTAGAATGATATTAAGAGGAAACACATATTCAAAAACGCTTGAAATGGAAACGGGAATTACAGTTGTTACATCTAATAAAATTATAGAAGAAGTTAAATA
Encoded here:
- a CDS encoding DUF4153 domain-containing protein; translation: MKLGALMGTSRISGTLSDMPPYERGEDIMEKLEKKISKNMDNPSELEIIFRKNPDEFRMAFDKVFSENPNSLVLRVWKERLYFKSSKQVKKESQNNSNGIVFITVLSLFAGTIAKIVFGLMESNSLNPANLIFSVLPVLAFYFIMRNKIPPKIVLVVSALFIGSLTYINILPIDNASDSIYLANLHLPFFLWTLVGVAFIGNDITNLHKRMDYLRYNGEVVIYSTIILICGVILTGLTLSLFMVVDINITEFYITTVVVYGIAATPIVATYLNRVRNNVVDDFAPYLAKIFSPLILVTLVIYLIIVVVLQKNPYTDRNFLLIFNMMLLTVLAITIFTISERKADSSKNLNDYITASLIAVALLINGVALSAILFRLTSYGITPNRIAVLGVNLIVFVNLILITINYYGFLVGKNTIESVEKSITKYLPIYSIWTIIVTFIFPLIFNFK
- a CDS encoding IS110 family RNA-guided transposase, whose product is MNYNRNRKIMQVKTSTLVIGVDIAKKKHVARAQDYRGIEYGKALAFQNSKEGFDNFSKWMFKLKDQYEKEDIIVGMEPTGHYWLNLAQLLRCKEIKLVLVNPSHTKRSKELDDNSPTKNDKKDAKVIAQLVKDGRYSEPNIPVGVYADVRVAMTHMERLNKDLQRVVGKIHQFIDKYFPEYLTVFKGWDGKASLVTLKTFPLPSEVVKMTPEEIVSIWKKKVKRAVGIKRAKKLIRAAENSVGLTEGAEIAKFELNYFLDQYENITNQSEELTNKIEELLKKVPDSESMLSIKGVGIKTVAGFISEVGDINNYEHPRQIQKLAGLNLMENSSGKHKGRTCITKRGRAKLRALLYRVMLPLVAKNEEFKALHEYYTTRSENPLKKKQSLVALSCKLIRVLFALWKKQVKYDSEKLFRDIKRSNLQEAA